Proteins found in one Macrobrachium nipponense isolate FS-2020 chromosome 35, ASM1510439v2, whole genome shotgun sequence genomic segment:
- the LOC135208560 gene encoding zinc finger protein 511-like isoform X2 has translation MGISRDLLLVRNGAKDLYSPFEIKMADPWDYITSLGIKHFNWKDSFYAEGNKICHFLEKVPCVDLDDENVLHDDYGPIICSIPQCKQSFDTVAEHAAHQRICHSFMCSSCHNSFPTDHLLDLHLQEVHDSYFFVMAQKKPMYRCLLETCTEVFQDQKERKVHCINDHKFPSDFRYDPSWRKLGKVSKNSKDKKQQEFSSSMDCDEIETKDSDAQERSTSFINKRESLHITRTFGTGIPRGFPRPRVRNNRGKSRMPNAFYQKGPRKREEGKIDMKDVEKALVDNVSDTMQDD, from the exons ATCAAAATGGCTGATCCATGGGACTACATAACCTCTTTAGGCATAAAGCACTTCAACTGGAAAGATTCTTTCTATGCAGAAGGGAATAAGATATGCCACTTCCTAGAGAAAGTACCATGTGTTGACCTCgatgatgaaaatgtattacatgacGA ttatGGTCCAATAATATGCAGCATACCCCAGTGCAAGCAGTCTTTCGACACAGTAGCAGAACATGCTGCTCATCAGCGTATTTGCCATAGTTTTATGTGCTCTTCATGTCATAACTCTTTCCCCACTGATCACCTCTTGGATCTTCATCTTCAGGAAGTGCACGATTCTTACTTTTTTGTTATGGCACAAAAGAAACCAATG TATCGCTGCCTTTTAGAGACATGCACAGAAGTTTTTCAAGACCAGAAGGAACGTAAGGTACATTGCATAAATGATCACAAGTTTCCTTCTGATTTCCGGTATGATCCCTCTTGGAGAAAGCTTGGCAAGGTATCAAAGAATAGTAAGGATAAGAAACAGCaggaattttcatcttctatggaTTGTGATGAAATAGAAACCAAAGACTCAGATGCTCAAGAGAGAAGCACATCTTTTATTAACAAGAGAGAGTCGTTGCATATTACCCGAACATTTGGTACTGGTATTCCTCGTGGGTTTCCTCGCCCCAGGGTTAGAAATAATAGAGGAAAAAGTAGGATGCCAAATGCTTTTTATCAAAAGGGGccaagaaaaagagaggaaggaaagataGATATGAAGGATGTGGAGAAAGCATTAGTTGATAATGTATCAGATACTATGCAGGATgattag
- the LOC135208560 gene encoding zinc finger protein 511-like isoform X3 — MADPWDYITSLGIKHFNWKDSFYAEGNKICHFLEKVPCVDLDDENVLHDDYGPIICSIPQCKQSFDTVAEHAAHQRICHSFMCSSCHNSFPTDHLLDLHLQEVHDSYFFVMAQKKPMYRCLLETCTEVFQDQKERKVHCINDHKFPSDFRYDPSWRKLGKVSKNSKDKKQQEFSSSMDCDEIETKDSDAQERSTSFINKRESLHITRTFGTGIPRGFPRPRVRNNRGKSRMPNAFYQKGPRKREEGKIDMKDVEKALVDNVSDTMQDD; from the exons ATGGCTGATCCATGGGACTACATAACCTCTTTAGGCATAAAGCACTTCAACTGGAAAGATTCTTTCTATGCAGAAGGGAATAAGATATGCCACTTCCTAGAGAAAGTACCATGTGTTGACCTCgatgatgaaaatgtattacatgacGA ttatGGTCCAATAATATGCAGCATACCCCAGTGCAAGCAGTCTTTCGACACAGTAGCAGAACATGCTGCTCATCAGCGTATTTGCCATAGTTTTATGTGCTCTTCATGTCATAACTCTTTCCCCACTGATCACCTCTTGGATCTTCATCTTCAGGAAGTGCACGATTCTTACTTTTTTGTTATGGCACAAAAGAAACCAATG TATCGCTGCCTTTTAGAGACATGCACAGAAGTTTTTCAAGACCAGAAGGAACGTAAGGTACATTGCATAAATGATCACAAGTTTCCTTCTGATTTCCGGTATGATCCCTCTTGGAGAAAGCTTGGCAAGGTATCAAAGAATAGTAAGGATAAGAAACAGCaggaattttcatcttctatggaTTGTGATGAAATAGAAACCAAAGACTCAGATGCTCAAGAGAGAAGCACATCTTTTATTAACAAGAGAGAGTCGTTGCATATTACCCGAACATTTGGTACTGGTATTCCTCGTGGGTTTCCTCGCCCCAGGGTTAGAAATAATAGAGGAAAAAGTAGGATGCCAAATGCTTTTTATCAAAAGGGGccaagaaaaagagaggaaggaaagataGATATGAAGGATGTGGAGAAAGCATTAGTTGATAATGTATCAGATACTATGCAGGATgattag